In Streptomyces chartreusis NRRL 3882, the following are encoded in one genomic region:
- a CDS encoding GNAT family N-acetyltransferase — protein MRDLADSIESMEQLATVWRVMVLDRDPQADVRDLPGIAVRWADCRFAFWNCVTLTEPGTTAGLLKQRLNEVAEIMRSKKCPGFLWVFEDLLDDEARAGLGDAAERAGLVHAFPGTGMAGNLLPLPEPAHPDLTFVRVTTDEQLRAFADINSRAYGFPLEDGRDGLGRSSIWKSQVHAYLGVRADGTPVTCAATVEADGRLFVLLVATDPAWERRGYGEAVTRKALYEGGRATGLTRATLHATAAGAPVYPRIGFEANSPMHFFALAEA, from the coding sequence ATGCGCGATCTCGCGGACTCGATCGAATCGATGGAGCAGCTCGCCACCGTGTGGCGGGTCATGGTGCTCGACCGGGATCCGCAGGCGGACGTCCGCGATCTGCCGGGGATCGCCGTCCGCTGGGCCGACTGCCGGTTCGCCTTCTGGAACTGCGTCACGCTGACCGAACCCGGCACCACCGCCGGGCTGCTGAAGCAGCGGCTGAACGAGGTCGCGGAGATCATGCGGTCGAAGAAGTGCCCCGGTTTTCTGTGGGTCTTCGAGGATCTGCTGGACGACGAGGCGCGCGCGGGGCTGGGGGACGCCGCCGAGCGAGCCGGGCTCGTGCACGCCTTTCCCGGTACGGGCATGGCGGGGAATCTGCTGCCCCTTCCCGAACCCGCCCACCCCGACCTGACGTTCGTACGCGTGACCACCGACGAGCAGCTGCGGGCCTTCGCCGACATCAACTCGCGTGCCTACGGCTTCCCGTTGGAGGACGGCCGTGACGGTCTCGGCCGCTCCTCGATCTGGAAGAGCCAGGTGCACGCCTACCTGGGCGTGCGCGCCGACGGCACCCCCGTGACCTGCGCCGCCACCGTCGAGGCCGACGGCCGCCTCTTCGTGCTGCTCGTCGCCACCGATCCGGCGTGGGAGCGCCGGGGATACGGAGAGGCCGTGACGCGGAAGGCCCTGTACGAGGGTGGCCGGGCCACCGGGCTGACCCGGGCGACCCTGCACGCCACCGCCGCGGGCGCGCCCGTGTATCCGCGCATCGGCTTCGAGGCGAACTCCCCGATGCACTTCTTCGCCCTCGCAGAGGCCTGA
- a CDS encoding sensor histidine kinase has translation MSRLRRLVGGRRPKLVSLRTTFAVSFAAVTAAVTILVGILSYSAAARLVRVDQQTVFAEVVQDLRDEVRQNRMTPGDFSSAAPGHDLVRPARTDVQVLGPDGHVVDPGSPGLPVTGADVRIAGAATSGRVAEHKDVDVGNDVYRVATVSLGGGRGAVQVAQEFSDVEDLLRALQRRTLLLMAAVVIAAGLFGWWLARRITRRLVVLTDAAEDVARTRRLGIQVPVAGHDEVGRLGRAFDRMLGRLAQSEEDQRRLVQDAGHELRTPLTSLRTNISLLRRIDELPPGSREELVADLGQEARELTDLVNELVDLAAGQSDTEPPQRVNVADIAEEVAGLARRRSGRRILLRASGDTTTDGRPGMLTRALSNLVENAVKFDQAGTAPVEIVVAGPARPGTIRVEVLDRGPGIADKDLDRVFDRFYRAADARSLPGSGLGLSIVREVALAHGGAPFAFRREGGGTVIGFTVGGGLD, from the coding sequence GTGAGCCGCCTCCGCCGGCTGGTGGGCGGGCGGCGGCCGAAGCTGGTCTCGCTGCGCACCACGTTCGCGGTGTCGTTCGCGGCGGTGACGGCGGCCGTGACGATCCTGGTCGGCATCCTGTCGTACAGCGCTGCCGCCCGGCTCGTGCGGGTGGACCAGCAGACCGTGTTCGCCGAGGTCGTGCAGGACCTGCGCGACGAGGTGCGGCAGAACCGCATGACGCCCGGCGACTTCTCGTCCGCCGCGCCGGGCCACGACCTCGTCCGGCCCGCCCGTACCGATGTGCAGGTGCTCGGCCCGGACGGCCATGTCGTCGACCCGGGCAGCCCCGGGCTGCCGGTCACCGGCGCCGACGTACGGATCGCCGGGGCTGCGACGTCCGGGCGGGTGGCCGAGCACAAGGACGTCGACGTGGGCAACGACGTCTACCGCGTCGCGACCGTCTCCCTCGGCGGCGGCCGGGGCGCGGTGCAGGTCGCGCAGGAGTTCAGCGACGTCGAGGACCTGCTGCGGGCGCTCCAGCGGCGGACGCTCCTGCTGATGGCCGCCGTCGTGATCGCCGCCGGCCTGTTCGGCTGGTGGCTGGCCCGGCGGATCACGCGCCGCCTGGTCGTCCTGACCGACGCCGCCGAGGACGTCGCCCGCACCCGCCGGCTCGGCATCCAGGTGCCCGTCGCCGGTCACGACGAGGTGGGCCGGCTGGGCCGGGCCTTCGACCGCATGCTGGGGCGGCTCGCCCAGTCCGAGGAGGACCAGCGCCGCCTGGTCCAGGACGCGGGCCATGAGCTCCGTACGCCCTTGACCTCCCTGCGTACGAACATCTCCCTGCTCCGCCGGATCGACGAACTCCCGCCCGGGTCCCGCGAGGAACTGGTCGCCGATCTGGGCCAGGAGGCCCGGGAGCTGACCGACCTGGTCAACGAGCTCGTCGACCTCGCGGCCGGGCAGTCCGACACCGAGCCGCCGCAGCGGGTGAACGTCGCCGACATCGCGGAGGAGGTGGCGGGCCTCGCCCGGCGCCGCAGCGGCCGGCGGATCCTGCTCCGTGCGAGCGGCGACACCACCACCGACGGACGGCCCGGGATGCTGACCCGGGCGCTGTCCAACCTGGTCGAGAACGCGGTGAAGTTCGACCAGGCCGGCACGGCCCCCGTCGAGATCGTCGTCGCCGGGCCCGCCCGGCCGGGCACGATCCGCGTCGAGGTCCTCGACCGCGGCCCCGGCATCGCCGACAAGGACCTCGACCGCGTCTTCGACCGCTTCTACCGCGCCGCCGACGCCCGCTCCCTGCCGGGCTCCGGACTGGGCCTGTCCATCGTCCGGGAGGTGGCACTCGCGCACGGTGGAGCGCCGTTCGCGTTCCGGCGGGAAGGGGGCGGGACGGTGATCGGGTTCACGGTGGGCGGGGGACTCGACTGA
- a CDS encoding LacI family DNA-binding transcriptional regulator, producing MADVAERAGVSTSTVSRTLRGLSTVSPEVRARVEKAARELNFAVSRQAASLVTGRTGTVAVLVPTLNSWFMGAALSSLAPLLRAAGMQLNVYEIPDLAERTAFFEHLPARRNADALLVFSFDLTDEETARLDDLDMPVIYVSQHVQGRPSVYVDDVAGALHGTRHLLNLGHRRIAFVQTAGASGFSFSSDERLLGYQQALTEAGVPLDDDLVVSTRVGDKRAAAEVLGMLLSLREPPTAVFAEQDELAVALIWNLRRTQVAVPERISVLGFDDQPLADWFDLSTVAQSPSDMGREAGELALKLIDDPEADHVRHVVLPTYVIPRATTAPVARSRARDEGERTGGPAPGE from the coding sequence ATGGCCGACGTCGCGGAACGGGCCGGGGTCTCCACATCCACCGTCTCGCGCACGCTGCGCGGCCTGTCCACGGTCTCGCCGGAGGTGCGGGCCCGCGTCGAGAAGGCCGCGCGCGAGCTGAACTTCGCCGTGTCCCGGCAGGCCGCAAGCCTCGTCACGGGCCGGACCGGGACGGTGGCGGTGCTGGTCCCGACGCTCAACTCCTGGTTCATGGGAGCCGCCCTGTCCAGCCTGGCCCCGCTGCTGCGGGCGGCCGGCATGCAGCTGAACGTCTACGAGATCCCCGACCTGGCCGAGCGCACCGCGTTCTTCGAGCACCTCCCGGCACGCCGCAACGCCGACGCGCTCCTGGTGTTCTCCTTCGACCTCACCGACGAGGAGACCGCGCGGCTGGACGACCTCGACATGCCGGTGATCTACGTCAGCCAGCACGTCCAGGGACGGCCCAGCGTCTACGTCGACGACGTGGCCGGCGCCCTGCACGGCACCCGGCACCTGCTCAACCTCGGCCACCGCCGGATCGCCTTCGTCCAGACCGCGGGCGCGAGCGGCTTCTCCTTCAGCTCCGACGAACGGCTGCTGGGCTACCAGCAGGCGCTGACCGAAGCGGGGGTCCCGCTCGACGACGACCTGGTGGTGTCCACGCGGGTCGGTGACAAGCGTGCCGCCGCCGAGGTGCTCGGCATGCTGCTCAGCCTGCGCGAGCCGCCCACCGCCGTCTTCGCCGAGCAGGACGAGCTCGCCGTCGCCCTCATCTGGAACCTGCGCAGGACGCAGGTCGCCGTACCCGAGCGGATCTCCGTCCTCGGCTTCGACGACCAGCCGCTGGCCGACTGGTTCGACCTGTCCACGGTCGCCCAGTCACCGTCGGACATGGGCCGGGAGGCCGGGGAGCTGGCCCTGAAGCTCATCGACGACCCCGAGGCGGATCACGTGCGGCACGTCGTGCTGCCGACGTATGTGATCCCGCGGGCGACGACCGCGCCGGTGGCCCGGTCCCGGGCCCGGGACGAGGGGGAGCGGACCGGCGGGCCGGCACCCGGGGAGTGA